From one Pedobacter faecalis genomic stretch:
- a CDS encoding NUMOD1 domain-containing DNA-binding protein yields MKKNEHTISRYSLSGKLLETYPSAKAAAQAFNGLHQHISAAASESKRAYTAYGYLWRRGNDEEIDLKPILKEKWFGPSPLSSQQHTVGQYDLEGNLIRTHLNSKEAAKSVGVHYNGIRDVIKGRGLTYGGYVWSKVIKKKIKVNPQIAANSRVISQYDLNGRWIRSFKSGLEATKETGIDNGAISNSIKGVTLSAGGYLWRKGQQLRINVNELRRHPHFESSRLQRHMQAKKSAITQRTNKRIEMADTEQ; encoded by the coding sequence GTGAAAAAGAACGAACACACGATCAGCCGCTATAGCCTTTCGGGGAAACTGCTCGAAACTTACCCAAGCGCAAAGGCGGCCGCACAGGCATTTAATGGCCTCCATCAGCACATCTCGGCGGCTGCGAGCGAATCAAAAAGAGCTTATACCGCTTATGGCTATTTATGGAGGCGCGGCAATGATGAGGAGATAGACCTGAAACCAATTCTCAAAGAAAAGTGGTTCGGCCCCTCACCACTATCCAGTCAACAACACACCGTGGGCCAGTACGACTTAGAAGGAAATCTGATCCGCACACACCTTAATTCCAAAGAGGCGGCCAAATCCGTGGGGGTCCATTACAATGGCATTCGTGATGTCATAAAGGGCCGCGGGCTTACCTATGGGGGATATGTGTGGAGCAAGGTCATTAAAAAGAAAATTAAGGTTAATCCTCAGATTGCGGCGAACAGTCGAGTGATATCTCAGTACGACCTTAACGGACGGTGGATCCGATCTTTTAAAAGCGGGCTGGAGGCTACCAAAGAAACGGGGATTGACAATGGTGCGATTTCCAATTCTATAAAGGGCGTTACGCTTTCTGCGGGAGGTTACCTCTGGCGCAAGGGCCAGCAATTACGCATCAATGTCAATGAGTTGCGCAGACATCCACATTTTGAAAGTTCAAGGCTACAGCGTCATATGCAAGCCAAAAAGTCGGCAATCACGCAAAGGACTAACAAGCGAATTGAAATGGCGGATACGGAACAGTGA
- the folP gene encoding dihydropteroate synthase: MAKDTFLNAKRTLNIRGRLVDLSTPAVMGILNLTPDSFYGESRVTTVEQALLRTEAFVNEGASFIDIGAYSSRPGAVDVHSDEEVSRLTPVVEAIVKRFPDVVISVDTFRSKVAREAVQAGAHLVNDISAGDLDEAMFATVADLKVPYIIMHMRGNPQTMQTLTDYKDLNLELIDYFSARIAKLKSLGVNDIMIDPGFGFAKTTDQNYELLNRLEDLHIFGLPLLVGVSRKGMIYKLLGGSAGEALNGTTVVNTIALLKGATILRVHDVKAASECIAIVKNMK; this comes from the coding sequence ATGGCTAAAGATACATTTTTAAACGCAAAACGTACACTAAACATAAGAGGCAGGCTGGTGGATCTGAGTACCCCAGCGGTCATGGGAATTCTCAACCTGACACCAGATTCATTTTATGGTGAAAGCCGGGTAACTACCGTTGAACAAGCACTGCTCCGTACGGAAGCTTTTGTAAATGAAGGCGCAAGCTTCATTGACATCGGCGCCTACTCTTCCAGGCCTGGTGCTGTTGACGTGCATAGCGATGAGGAAGTAAGCCGGCTGACACCTGTTGTGGAAGCTATCGTTAAAAGATTTCCTGATGTTGTGATATCAGTGGATACGTTCCGTTCGAAGGTGGCCCGGGAAGCTGTGCAGGCCGGCGCACACCTGGTCAACGACATATCCGCCGGCGATCTTGATGAAGCTATGTTTGCTACGGTGGCAGACTTAAAGGTCCCATACATTATTATGCACATGCGTGGTAACCCCCAAACTATGCAAACGCTTACAGACTATAAAGATCTGAATCTTGAACTGATAGATTATTTTTCAGCACGCATTGCAAAACTGAAATCGCTCGGGGTGAACGATATCATGATTGATCCCGGGTTTGGATTTGCTAAGACTACAGACCAGAATTATGAACTTCTTAACCGCTTGGAAGACCTGCATATATTCGGCCTTCCGCTCCTTGTAGGCGTTTCACGAAAAGGCATGATATATAAACTGCTCGGAGGCTCGGCGGGAGAAGCGCTTAATGGCACAACCGTTGTAAACACTATCGCCCTATTGAAGGGAGCCACAATATTGCGGGTGCACGATGTAAAAGCCGCATCCGAATGTATCGCTATTGTTAAAAACATGAAGTAA
- a CDS encoding ABC transporter permease translates to MPADRIIKRQSAGIAWLMTMAWRDSRRNRSRLLLFVAAIVLGIAALVAVYSFRDNLTKDIERQALELTGADLVLDGNAAPGKGTKALMDTLGSDRSFERSFASMVYFIKDGGSRLVQIRALEGKYPYYGAIETIPAHAAADFQDSTKSALVDKTLMLQYNAVVGDSIKVGALNFVIKGALEKVPGQTGVSSTVAPVVYIPLRFLQATGLTEIGSRITYKYYIKLDNPEEAEQLVKELKPDLDKYGLDAETVASRKAETGRSFKDVNRFMALSGFVALLLGCIGVGSAVHVYIREKLGAIATLRCMGVKSSEAFQIFLIQIGFIGVLSAAIGCLLGTLLQFILPAVLKDFLPVELHMQLSWPAIWQGLLLGTMVSILFALPSLLAVRHISPLNAIRMSYERKSPRADPFVWLVYVVILGFIFWFTYLQMGGWLEAVIFTFGISLAFLLLYTLSKLLMWLLRKLLPQSFSYLWRQGFANLYRPGNQTMVLTVSIGLSAAFIGLLFLVQAILIKRVTVAAGDSQPNMVLFDIQSEQKEPVAQLTRTHRLPLMNQVPIVTLRIDEINGKTAADLSVSDSLPDKKPGGREPSERAFSSELRVTFQSKLTEAERITKGVWAGVADSIPRVSFEQNYARRIQVDVGDTVVFNVQGVLVRTIVGSLREVNWARMQTNFRVVFPQGVLEDAPQFHVLMTRVPTSERSAAYQAAVVRAFPNVSVIDLKLILQVLDDLLSKISFVIRFMAGFSMATGWIVLISSVLTSKAQRTKESLLLRTLGASSRQILAITAVEYLFLGIVATGAGMFLALCGSWALAVYVFDAAFEPSGTVIAAFFFIITSIVVITGLVSSRAALKR, encoded by the coding sequence ATGCCGGCCGATAGAATCATAAAGCGGCAATCGGCTGGGATAGCCTGGCTAATGACGATGGCCTGGCGTGACAGTCGCCGTAACCGGTCGCGTCTCCTTCTTTTCGTGGCTGCAATTGTACTTGGTATCGCAGCGCTTGTGGCAGTCTACTCCTTCAGGGACAACCTTACCAAAGATATTGAGCGCCAAGCCCTGGAACTTACCGGTGCCGATCTGGTGCTGGATGGGAATGCAGCACCGGGAAAGGGAACAAAGGCACTCATGGATACGCTCGGTTCAGATCGTTCTTTCGAACGCAGCTTTGCATCCATGGTGTATTTTATCAAAGATGGCGGTAGTCGCCTGGTTCAGATTCGCGCCCTGGAAGGCAAGTACCCATATTACGGGGCTATCGAAACGATACCCGCACATGCGGCGGCAGACTTTCAGGATTCAACAAAAAGCGCTTTGGTGGATAAAACGCTGATGCTTCAGTATAATGCTGTTGTTGGAGATTCCATAAAGGTCGGTGCACTAAACTTTGTGATCAAGGGAGCCCTCGAGAAAGTTCCGGGACAGACGGGCGTGTCTTCAACAGTAGCACCTGTAGTTTATATACCCCTTCGGTTTTTACAGGCCACCGGGCTTACTGAAATTGGAAGTCGCATTACCTACAAATACTACATAAAACTCGACAACCCGGAGGAAGCCGAACAACTCGTTAAGGAGCTTAAGCCAGATCTGGATAAATACGGCCTGGATGCTGAAACGGTAGCTTCAAGAAAAGCAGAGACTGGGCGTTCCTTCAAGGATGTGAACCGCTTCATGGCCTTGTCCGGATTCGTAGCCCTTTTGTTAGGTTGTATCGGCGTTGGAAGTGCAGTACATGTCTACATCCGCGAGAAGCTGGGTGCGATTGCTACCTTACGGTGTATGGGCGTGAAGTCTTCAGAGGCATTTCAGATATTTTTGATACAAATTGGCTTTATAGGAGTTCTCAGTGCGGCAATCGGATGTTTACTTGGTACTCTTTTGCAGTTTATACTCCCGGCAGTCTTGAAGGATTTTCTGCCGGTGGAACTACATATGCAGTTGAGCTGGCCGGCGATCTGGCAGGGTCTGCTTTTAGGTACCATGGTTTCTATACTTTTTGCTTTGCCGTCACTACTTGCGGTGCGTCATATATCCCCGTTGAACGCAATCCGGATGTCTTATGAACGCAAGTCTCCCAGGGCAGATCCGTTCGTTTGGCTGGTTTACGTTGTTATTTTGGGCTTTATTTTCTGGTTCACCTACCTGCAGATGGGTGGTTGGCTGGAGGCGGTTATTTTTACATTCGGAATATCCCTGGCCTTTTTGCTTTTGTATACGTTATCCAAACTGTTAATGTGGCTGTTGCGTAAGTTATTGCCTCAAAGTTTTAGCTATCTGTGGCGGCAGGGATTTGCAAATCTATATCGCCCAGGGAATCAAACTATGGTGTTAACGGTGTCAATCGGATTATCTGCAGCATTTATTGGTCTGTTGTTTTTGGTTCAGGCTATTTTGATAAAGCGAGTAACAGTCGCGGCTGGCGATAGTCAGCCTAACATGGTATTGTTTGACATTCAGAGCGAACAGAAAGAGCCTGTGGCCCAACTTACCCGGACCCATAGGTTGCCCTTGATGAATCAGGTACCAATAGTTACCCTCAGAATCGATGAAATTAATGGAAAAACCGCGGCCGATTTGTCCGTCTCAGATAGTTTGCCTGACAAAAAGCCTGGAGGTCGAGAGCCTTCGGAGCGCGCCTTCAGTAGTGAACTGCGCGTGACGTTTCAGTCGAAGCTAACGGAAGCTGAACGCATCACTAAAGGCGTTTGGGCCGGTGTTGCCGACAGCATACCGCGGGTCTCTTTTGAACAAAACTATGCAAGACGCATACAGGTCGATGTTGGTGACACAGTCGTATTTAATGTACAAGGTGTGCTCGTGCGGACGATCGTGGGAAGTCTTCGGGAGGTAAACTGGGCCAGGATGCAAACTAACTTTCGCGTCGTATTTCCACAGGGGGTACTTGAAGATGCCCCTCAATTTCATGTACTGATGACGCGTGTACCCACTAGCGAACGCTCGGCAGCATACCAGGCTGCTGTTGTTCGGGCTTTCCCGAACGTCTCCGTTATCGATCTTAAGCTAATTCTGCAGGTACTTGATGATTTGCTTTCGAAGATCAGCTTTGTGATAAGATTTATGGCAGGTTTTAGCATGGCAACTGGTTGGATCGTGCTGATATCTTCTGTATTAACAAGCAAAGCCCAGCGTACCAAGGAAAGCCTGTTGCTTCGGACGCTTGGAGCGAGCAGCAGACAAATCCTTGCTATAACGGCAGTAGAATATCTTTTCCTCGGTATCGTAGCCACCGGCGCAGGGATGTTTCTAGCGCTTTGCGGAAGCTGGGCGCTGGCTGTATATGTTTTCGACGCGGCATTTGAACCATCAGGTACAGTAATAGCGGCATTCTTTTTCATTATCACATCTATCGTCGTAATTACAGGCCTGGTCAGTAGCCGGGCCGCCTTGAAACGCTGA
- a CDS encoding DUF1599 domain-containing protein — translation MANTSQEYDSVTAVCRSLFLKKTYDYGTAWRILRPASITDQIFIKAQRIRTLEETGVSKVGDGVTDEYIGIVNYCIIGMMQLELGPEDPYELEPALVEQLFDQKVRETKTLMFAKNHDYGEAWRDMRISSLTDLILMKILRVKQIEDNQGKTLASEGVSANYQDMLNYAVFALIRLGLK, via the coding sequence GTGGCGAATACTTCACAGGAATATGATTCAGTAACAGCGGTTTGCAGGTCGTTGTTTTTAAAAAAGACTTATGATTATGGGACAGCCTGGCGCATTTTGCGGCCGGCGTCAATCACAGATCAGATTTTTATTAAAGCACAGCGCATTCGTACGCTTGAAGAGACAGGGGTATCCAAGGTTGGCGATGGTGTAACAGACGAATACATTGGCATTGTGAATTATTGTATCATAGGAATGATGCAACTTGAGCTGGGACCGGAAGATCCGTATGAACTCGAACCTGCCTTAGTGGAACAATTGTTTGACCAGAAAGTAAGGGAAACCAAAACCTTAATGTTCGCAAAGAACCATGATTATGGTGAGGCCTGGCGCGATATGCGCATCAGTTCACTCACCGATTTGATCCTGATGAAAATCTTGCGGGTCAAGCAGATTGAGGACAACCAAGGTAAAACGCTTGCTTCCGAGGGAGTAAGCGCTAACTATCAGGATATGCTCAACTATGCAGTATTTGCATTAATAAGGCTGGGACTTAAATAA
- the cdaA gene encoding diadenylate cyclase CdaA: MNGFDFDFLKVTVTDIVDIIFVALLIYYLYNLIKNTIAVNLLLGMFIVVLIWFAVRQLDMRLLTAIIEKFMSVGIIALIVIFQPEIRRFLLLIGKNTFLQQNKAWWGYLFGSKNIERDNLIRIKPIIDACKSMKKSRTGALMVFVKFYDDQLFANSCEVIDSKISKRLLESIFQKYSPLHDGAVVIAENKIKSASCILPLTDNDKLPPQFGLRHRAGIGISETTDAVAVIVSEETGEIAYAKQGRVRMNVSFGELEKLLNKDF; this comes from the coding sequence ATGAACGGCTTTGACTTCGACTTTCTGAAGGTGACGGTAACTGATATCGTGGATATCATATTTGTAGCTCTGCTGATCTATTATTTATACAACCTGATCAAGAACACCATTGCCGTAAACCTGCTCTTGGGTATGTTTATCGTGGTGCTAATCTGGTTTGCCGTAAGGCAACTTGATATGAGGCTGCTTACTGCCATTATTGAGAAGTTTATGAGTGTAGGCATCATCGCGCTCATTGTGATTTTTCAGCCTGAAATTAGGAGATTCCTCCTTTTGATAGGAAAAAATACTTTTCTGCAACAAAATAAGGCTTGGTGGGGTTATCTGTTCGGAAGTAAGAACATTGAGCGCGACAACCTGATCCGAATTAAACCCATTATTGATGCGTGTAAGAGCATGAAAAAATCGAGGACTGGAGCACTGATGGTTTTTGTAAAATTTTATGATGATCAATTATTTGCCAATAGCTGCGAGGTAATCGATTCGAAGATATCAAAACGTTTACTGGAGAGCATATTTCAGAAGTACAGTCCGCTGCACGATGGTGCCGTTGTAATTGCCGAAAACAAGATCAAAAGCGCAAGTTGTATACTCCCGCTTACGGACAATGACAAATTACCTCCCCAGTTTGGGCTTAGGCACCGGGCAGGCATCGGAATTTCTGAAACAACGGATGCTGTTGCCGTTATTGTTTCTGAGGAGACCGGCGAAATTGCTTACGCTAAACAGGGCCGTGTACGCATGAATGTTTCCTTTGGTGAACTTGAGAAACTGCTCAATAAAGATTTTTAA
- a CDS encoding glutaminase family protein, with protein MKRFLFLALLLCGTVFAQERKAPAYPLITHDPYFSIWSPSDSLNASTTMHWTGATQSLTGILSVDGKLYSFLGKPEKIYKAILPSADERPMQQLYTEDKPAENWMSVDFDDNMWKSALSPAGSERAQAKTPWKKDEIWIRRSFDAASVGSNKLFLQIRHDDKATVYLNGKEIYSKSELEGKFVYIPIADAIRKTLKKGKNIIAIHAVNTGGPSFLDAGLVEEPAAKDVLKIVNATPKSVDLNATQTIYEFVCGKIDLKLTFTSPQLMDRLDLLSRPVSYISASVKANDGLNHQVKLYFGASTNVAVHSPTQEVRARKYRKAELDILSAGTIAQPMLQRAGDDVRIDWGYMYVAVPSAYRSVQSISTAVEAMNILRAKPAASPDALTGEKLMLNTLIPMGKVGATAKEQFIMLGYDDVYSLQYFGKNLRPWWNSDGKETIENQLAIAAKDYKSLMSNSAAFDKKMYADALNSGGKAYAELCEIGYRQAITAHKLVKGPENGLLFLSKENFSNGSIGTVDVTYPSAPLFLMYNPDLLKGMLNGIFYYSESGKWTKPFAAHDLGTYPLANGQTYGEDMPVEESGNMLILTAAIAKAEGNAEYARKHWKTLSTWAEYLSEKGLDPANQLSTDDFAGHLARNANLSVKAIVALGGYGMMAEMLGEKALGQKYTAMAKEMAGKWMQLADAGDHYALTFDDKNTWSQKYNLVWDKVLSLGLFPKEVYTKEISFYLGKQLKYGLPLDSRRTYTKSDWITWTATLADNRQDFEALVAPVYKYALETPDRVPISDWHETKDARRQNFTARSVVGGFFIKMLYDKLGK; from the coding sequence ATGAAAAGATTTTTGTTCCTGGCCCTGTTGCTCTGCGGAACCGTATTTGCGCAGGAACGTAAGGCTCCGGCTTACCCCCTCATTACACACGACCCCTATTTTAGTATTTGGTCACCCTCCGATTCGCTTAACGCCAGTACGACTATGCACTGGACCGGCGCCACACAGTCTCTAACCGGGATACTTAGTGTCGACGGAAAACTTTATAGTTTTCTTGGCAAGCCAGAGAAAATTTATAAAGCCATACTACCGTCTGCCGACGAGCGCCCTATGCAGCAGCTATATACGGAAGATAAGCCTGCCGAAAACTGGATGAGTGTAGACTTTGACGATAATATGTGGAAGTCCGCCCTTAGCCCCGCAGGCAGTGAGCGTGCGCAGGCGAAAACACCCTGGAAGAAAGACGAGATATGGATTAGACGCAGCTTTGATGCTGCGAGTGTAGGATCGAATAAGCTGTTTCTGCAGATCAGGCATGACGACAAAGCTACAGTTTATCTGAACGGAAAGGAGATTTACAGTAAGTCTGAACTGGAAGGCAAGTTTGTATACATACCAATCGCCGATGCAATCAGGAAGACGCTTAAAAAAGGAAAGAATATAATAGCTATCCATGCGGTTAATACCGGCGGGCCATCCTTCCTGGATGCCGGTCTGGTAGAAGAGCCAGCGGCAAAGGACGTACTTAAAATTGTTAACGCCACGCCTAAGAGCGTTGACCTGAATGCTACGCAGACGATTTATGAGTTTGTCTGCGGTAAAATAGATCTTAAGTTAACCTTCACATCGCCGCAGCTTATGGATCGTTTGGATCTGCTTTCCCGGCCCGTATCTTATATATCTGCAAGCGTTAAGGCAAATGATGGTTTGAACCATCAGGTGAAACTATATTTTGGAGCGTCAACCAATGTTGCCGTGCATAGCCCAACCCAGGAAGTCCGCGCGCGTAAATATCGGAAAGCTGAACTCGATATTTTGAGCGCTGGTACAATTGCTCAGCCCATGCTTCAGCGTGCTGGCGATGATGTACGGATAGACTGGGGCTATATGTATGTCGCAGTCCCCTCCGCTTACAGAAGTGTTCAAAGCATAAGTACAGCTGTAGAAGCCATGAATATCTTACGGGCGAAGCCGGCTGCATCGCCCGATGCGTTAACTGGCGAAAAACTGATGCTGAACACTTTAATCCCAATGGGGAAGGTCGGTGCTACAGCTAAGGAACAGTTTATTATGCTTGGCTACGACGATGTCTATTCATTGCAGTATTTTGGGAAAAACCTTCGCCCCTGGTGGAATAGCGACGGGAAGGAGACAATCGAGAACCAACTGGCAATTGCTGCAAAAGATTATAAATCCTTGATGAGTAATAGTGCAGCCTTTGATAAGAAGATGTACGCTGATGCCCTGAACAGCGGGGGCAAAGCATATGCAGAACTTTGTGAAATAGGCTACCGCCAGGCCATCACCGCACATAAACTGGTTAAAGGGCCGGAAAACGGACTGTTGTTTCTTTCAAAGGAAAACTTTAGCAACGGATCAATCGGCACCGTGGATGTGACTTATCCGTCGGCGCCCTTGTTCTTGATGTATAACCCGGATCTTTTGAAAGGGATGTTGAATGGTATCTTTTATTATAGTGAAAGCGGGAAATGGACTAAGCCCTTCGCCGCACATGATTTAGGGACATATCCGCTGGCCAATGGTCAGACCTACGGAGAAGACATGCCTGTAGAGGAATCAGGAAACATGTTAATTTTGACCGCTGCCATCGCGAAAGCCGAAGGGAACGCTGAATATGCACGAAAGCATTGGAAAACATTAAGCACTTGGGCCGAATACCTGAGCGAGAAAGGACTTGATCCTGCGAACCAATTGTCGACAGACGATTTTGCGGGCCATCTGGCTCGAAACGCAAACTTATCTGTAAAAGCTATTGTCGCACTTGGAGGGTACGGTATGATGGCAGAAATGCTCGGCGAAAAGGCACTTGGACAGAAGTACACAGCTATGGCCAAAGAGATGGCAGGGAAGTGGATGCAGCTTGCAGACGCAGGCGATCATTATGCGTTGACTTTCGATGATAAAAACACATGGAGCCAGAAGTACAATTTGGTCTGGGACAAGGTATTGAGTCTTGGCCTCTTCCCCAAAGAGGTGTACACGAAGGAGATCAGCTTTTACTTAGGTAAACAATTGAAGTACGGATTGCCGTTGGATAGCCGCCGTACTTACACCAAGTCTGACTGGATCACATGGACAGCCACACTGGCCGATAACAGGCAGGACTTTGAAGCGCTGGTAGCGCCGGTGTACAAATACGCGCTTGAAACACCCGATCGTGTCCCGATCAGTGATTGGCACGAAACCAAGGATGCGCGGCGGCAGAACTTCACTGCGAGGAGTGTTGTCGGAGGGTTTTTTATCAAAATGCTGTACGATAAGCTTGGAAAATAA